GAAGACGATGATCGGGAGGTCGTTGTCCATGCACAGGCTGATGGCGGTGGAGTCCATCACCTTGAGGTTCTTCTTGAGCACGTCGATGTAGCTGAGCTGCTTGAACTTGGTGGCGTGCGGGTTCTTCTTGGGGTCGTCGGTGTAGACCCCGTCCACCTTGGTGCACTTGAGCAGCACCTCGGCGTGGATCTCCATGGCGCGCAGCGAGGCGGCGGTGTCGGTGGTGAAGTAGGGGTTGCCGGTGCCGGCGGCGAAGATCACCACCCGCCCCTTCTCCAGGTGGCGGATGGCGCGGCGGCGGATGTAGGGCTCGCCCACCTGGTGCATCTCGATGGCCGTCTGGACGCGGGTCTCGACCCCGATCTTCTCGAGCGCGTCCTGCAGCGCCATCGAGTTGATGACCGTGGCCAGCATGCCCATGTAGTCGGCGCTGGCCCGGTCCATGCCCTCGGTGGCGCCGGCCACGCCGCGGAAGATGTTGCCGCCGCCGATGGTGAGGGCCACCTCGACCTTGAGGTCGATGCAGTCCTTCACGTCCTGGGCGATGGCCCCGAGCGTCTTCGGCGAGATGCCGTACTTGCCGTCGCCCATGAGCGCCTCGCCCGACAGCTTGAGGAGGATGCGCTTGTAGCGGGACTTCTGCTTCTCGGGGCGCTCGCTGGGCATGGTCCGCGGTTTCTATCGAAGGGCGCCTGAGCGGTCAAGGCGCCGGGTTTTCAAAGGGAATCTAGCTGGCGGACGCGTTCGACGGAGGTGCTCCGCCCGCGCCGCCCTCGCCACCACCACCCTCGCCTGCGCCGCGGCGGCGGCGCCGCCGGCCTCCGCGGTGGCGGCGGCGCTTGCGCTGGCCCCCGGCGCCGGGCTGGCCCTGGGCGGCCTGGGCCGGGGTCCCGCCGGCCTCCACCGTGGTGCCCTCGTCGTCCGGGCCGTCGTCGTACTCGTCGCCGTCCCGATCGTCACCGGCGCCCACCTCGATGACCGCGGAGGCGCCGCCGGCCGGGAGGGCCTCGCCGTAGAGGCCGGGCGCGGACGGGGCGGGCCGACCGCGACGGGGCGGGCGGCCGTGGGGCGCAGGGGCCTCGAGCTCGCCGGAGCGCACGGTGCGGCCGTGGGGCGCGGGGGCCCCGGGCTCGCCGGTGCGCGGCGGGCGGGCGTGAGCCGCAGGGGCCTCGGGCTCGCCGGAGCGCGGTGGGCGGGCGTGAGCCGCAGGGGCCTCGGGCTCGCCGGAGCGCGGCGGGCGGGCGTGGGCCGCAGGGGCCTCGGGCTCGCCGGTGCGCGGCGGGCGGGCGTGGGCCGATCGCCCCGCCTCGGTCTCGACGCCGCGGGCGGCGCGGGCGTGGTGCGAGCGCGGCGCCTCGGCCTCGCCGGCGCGGGCGTGGCCGGGGGACCGCGCCGGGCGCGGCGCGGACTCGGTGTCGCCGTCGCGCGCCACCTCCTCGCGCAGGGTGGGGCGGGCCGGCTCGAGATCGCCGTCGGCCCCCTCGTCGTCGTGGTGCCCGCGCGGCGCCTGCTCCAGCTCGGCGCGCCAGCGGTGCAGCACCTCCAGCCCCTCGCCGGTGGCCTCCACCGTGATCTGCAGGAGCTGCAGCGCGTCGGTGAACCAGTGCTGGCCGGCCGGGCCGCGCCCGCGCCGGCGGCGCTTCCCGCCCGCGCCGCGCGGGGTGTCGCGGAAGGTGCGCTGCGCCGAGAGCGCCAGCCGGATGCCCTCGGCCACCTTGCGGGGCAGCCGGGAGGTCTGGACCAGCTCCTCGAGCAGCGCCTCGGCGGCCGGGGCCTCGTGGCCACCCTGCCCGCCCAGGTGCATCAGCAGCGCCCCGAGCAGCACCACCTCGGAGGGGGCCGCGCCGGAGCGGACCAGCCGGTCGAGCGCGCCCAGGTGGGCGATGAAGCTCTTGCGCTGGCCCTCGTCCCACCGGTCGTGGGCGGTGCCCAGCGCCGGCAGGATGACCGGCAAGGCGCCGCAGGCCCGCAGCAGCGCGAAGGCCCGGGCCGAGCCGCCGCAGCGGAGCAGCTTGAAGATCTCCTCGAGGACCCGGGCCGGGGCGCAGCGGCTCAGCTCGCCGGCGTGGCGGCGCATGGCCTCGAAGGTGTCGGGGGCGATGGCGAAGCCCAGCCGGGCGGCGAAGCGGACGGCCCGCAGCGCGCGGACCGGGTCCTCGCGCATCCGGATCTCCGGGTCGCCGATGGTGGCCATGCGGTGCGCCTCGAGATCGGCGCGCCCGCCCACGTAGTCGATGACCTCGCCGGTGGCCGGGTCGTAGAAGAGCCCGTTCACCGTGAAGTCGCGGCGGACGGCGTCCTCCTCGGCGGTGCCGAAGACGTTGTCCCGCGTGATGAGCAGGTCGCTGCCGGCCTCGCCCGTGTCCTCGGCCACGTCGGTGGGGTTCTTCCGGAAGGTGGCCACCTCGATGACCTTGCCGCCGCGGAAGTAGACGTGGGCCAGCCGGAAGCGCCTGCCGATGAGCCGGCAGTTGCGGAAGATGGCCCGCACCTCGCCCGGGTGGGCGTCGGTGGCCAGGTCGAAGTCCTTGGGCTTGGCGTCGAGCAGCAGGTCGCGCACGCACCCGCCCACGAAGTAGGCCTGGTGGCCCATGGCGCGCAGCCGGTAGATGACGCGCAGGGCGTCCTGGTCGAGCCGGTCCACCGGGATCTCCGGCGGGTGGGCCGGATCCGGCGCGGGCGGCGGGTCGAGCAGGAGCCCCGGCGGCGGGCGGCCGCGCGGAGCGTCGTCGTGGTCTTCGGTGTGGCGGGCGTGGCGCTGCGGGTTGCGGTGAGGTCTCTCGGTCATTCGATCGCCGGATCGGGGGGCGCCCGGGCCGCGGGGGATCCGCGAGGCATCCGGGACGCGCCGTCTCCGCCGGGCTCGTCCTTGGGGGGGTGGTTTACCGGCCTGCCGGGGATCCGTCAATGACGAGGGGGCCTTCGGGGCGCGGAAGCGGGGTGGATTTCGGGGCCTCCGGGGCCTCGCCGGGCTGCTGCTCCCCCGGCGGCGCTCGGCCCTGGCGCTGGTCGTCCGGCGCTGGCGCTCAGCCCGGGGTTGGTCCTCCGGCGCAGGCGCTCAGGCCCGGGGCCAGTCGTCCGGCGCTGGCGCTCAGCCCCGGAACAGGTCGCCCTGTGACGGCCGGAGGCCCAGGACCTCGGCCACCGGGGCGTAGGAGCGGCGGTGGATGGGGCAGGCCCCCAGGCGGCGCAGGGCCTCGAGGTGCTCCGGCGCGCCGTACCCCTTGTGGCGGGCGAAGCCGTAGCCGGGCCAGCGGGCCTCGGCCTCCACCATGAGGGCGTCGCGGGTGGTCTTGGCCACCACGCTGGCGGCGGCGATGGAGAGGCTCCTGGCGTCCCCCTTCACGATGGGCTGCTGCGGCGCCAGCTGCCCCGGGACGCGGCGGGCGTCCACCAGCAGGTGCTCCGGGGCCACGGCCAGCCCCTCGACGGCGCGCCGCATGGCCAGCAGGCCGGCCTGGTACGGGTTGAGCCGGTCGATCTCCTCCGGCGAGGCCTGCCCCACCGCCCAGGCCACCGCGCCGGCCTTCACCTCGGCGGCCAGCCGGTCGCGCGAGGGCTCGTCGAGCTTCTTCGAGTCGTCCAGGCCGCGCGGGCGCAGGGAGGGCGGCAGGATGACCGCCGCCGCCACCAGCGGCCCGGCCAGCGGCCCCACGCCCGCCTCGTCCACCCCGGCCACCCGGGTGAGGCCGGCCGCCCAGAGCGGCCGCTCGAAGGCCAGCAGCCGCGAGAGCCGCTGCCCCTCCCGCTGGTTGGCGGCGCGGCGCCGCTCCACGGCCGCCAGCACGGCGCGGGCCCCGGCCCTGGGGTCGCCGCGCAGCGCCGCCTCGTCGGCCGCCGAGAGCGGCGCGCCCTCGGTGAGGAGGCGGCGGCGCAGGTCGGCGAGGGGGAGGCGGGAGAGGGGCACGGGGGCGGGATCGTACCATCGGGGGCGACCTCGACCGCGGCCACGGCGGTTGAGTCCCCCTCTCCCCTCCGGGGAGAGGGCCGGGGTGAGGGGACCCATGTCCTCGCGATCCTGCCCCCTCACCCCAACCCTCTCCCCCAGCAAGCTGGGGGAGAGGGAGCTCCAGCGGACGAGCCCTGCGCTCCTCCGTGGGTTGAGGCCCAGGCCAGCCCCGCAGGTTCAGTCCCCCTCTCCCCTCCGGGGAGAGGGCCGGGGTGAGGGGCCTGGGGGCGGTCCGCCCCCGGGGGGGGGGGGGTCTGCTCCTCTCCCCTCCGGGGAGAGGGCCGGGGTGAGGGGACCGCGGCCCCGACCTCTCAGCCCTGGCACCCCGGGCAGAAGAACGTCGACCGCTGCGCCTGCACGATGCGCCGCACCTGGCCACCGCAGCCGGGGTGGCGGCAGCGTGCCCCCTCGCGACCGTAGACGTGGAAGGGGTTCTCGCCGCCGGCCTCGATGTACTCGATCTCCGGGCCGTCGAGCTTCGAGAGGGCGAACCGGAAGGTGGCGCGCAGCCCGCGGGCCAGCGCGGCCACCTCGGCGGGCGAGAGCCGGTCGGCGCGGCGGCGCGGATCGAGCCGGGCGCGCCAGCAGGCCTCGGCGGCGTGGATGTTGCCCACCCCGGCCAGCAGCCCCTGGTCGAGCAGCGCCACCTTGACCGGGCGGCGGGTGGCCGAGAGCCCGGCGCCGAGCGCAGCGGCGTCGATGCCGTGGTGGAGGGGGTCGGGGCCCAGCGCCGCCACCTCCTCCACCGCGGAGAAGTCGGCGCCCGCCACCAGGCGCACCCGGCCGAACATGCGCGGGTCGTCGTAGTGGAGCGCCGACCCGTCGTCGAGCAGCAGCGCCAGTCGCACGTGCGGCGGGAGCGGGGCGTCGGCCCGCGGCGAGGCGGGCCGCGGCGGCTTCTCCCCGGCGCCCCGACGCAGTGCCCGTGCGGACCGCGCCGCGCCCGCCGCCGCCCAGGGCGGCCCGGCCTCCCACTTGCCGGTCATGCCGAGGTGCGAGACCAGGCCGAGCGCGCCGGCCCTGCCCTCGAAGGTGAGCAGGAGCTGCTTGCCGTGGCGCCCCACCTCGGCGAGGCGGGCGCCGGTGAGCGCCGCGGCCACCGCGTCCGGGCCGTCGGGCCGGAAGAGGCGGCGGGCCCGCTCGTCGGCCAGCACCCGCGCCACCCGCCGGCCCAGCGCCAGGCGGCGCAGGGTGCGGGCCGCGAACTCGACCTCGGGCAGCTCGGGCATCGGCGGCGGCCTCCTCGGTGCTGGTCCGCGCCGCGGACCTGCGGACGAACGGCGGAACTCCGGGTCTGGCCGGCCGGTCTGGCCGGCCGCCTAGCGCCGCCGCTCGAACACGGCCAGGAAGAAGCCGTCGGTGCCGTGGCGGTGCGGCAGGAGCTGCAGCTGGTTCGAGCCCTCGGCCACGCCGAGGGCGGCGGCGCGGTCCGCCCCGAGCCGGGCCGAGAGGGGCGCCGGGTCGAGGGGCAGGGTGGCGGCGGCGTGGGCGGCCACCTCGGCGTTCTCCGCGCGCGAGATGGCGCAGGTGGCGTAGACCAGCCGCCCGCCCGGCTTGAGCAGCGGCGTGAAGCGGGCCAGCAGGGCCTTCTGCAGCTCGGCGAAGCGGGCCGGATCGCCGGGCTTGAGGCGCCAGCGGGCGTCCGGCTTGCGGCGCAAGGTGCCCAGGCCGCTGCAGGGCGCGTCCACCAGCACCACGTCGGCCTTGCCGACCAGGTCGGCCAGCGCGGCCCCGGCCGTGTCGTCGGCCGGGATGGCCCGGGTGCGCAGGTTGTCCACGTGGGCGCGGCGGGCGCGGCGGCGCGCCTCCTCGAGCCGGTCGGCGTCGGAGTCGAGCGCCCACAGGGTGCCCTTGTTCCGCATCTCCATGGCCAGCGCCAGCGACTTGCCGCCGGCGCCGGCGCAGGCGTCCACCACGGTGAGGCCGGGGCGCGCCCCGCAGGCGAGCGCGATGAGCTGTGAGCCCTCGTCCTGGATCTCGAAGCCGCCCTCCTGGAAGGCGCGCAGGGCGAAGGCGTTCTGGTGGCCGTCGAGCGTGAGGCCCCAGGGGCTCGCGGCGGTGGGCGTGCCGGTGGTGCCCTCGGACTCCAGCCGCGCGGCCAGCGCCTCGCGGGTGGCCACCAGCAGGTTGGCGCGCACCGTGAGCGGCGCGCGCTGGTTGAGCACCGCCACCAGGGCCTCGGCCTCCTCGGCGCCGAGCTCCTCCCGGAAGCGGCGCGCCAGCCAGAGCGGCAGCGAGCCCCGCTGCGCCAGCGACTCCACCGGGTCCCGCAGCGCCGCCAGCCGGGCCTCGGCCCCCTCCAGCGGCAGCAGGGTCGCGGCCGGGAGGCCGAGGCGGCGGGCCGCGTCGAGGCGGGGCACGCCGCCGAAGCGGACCAGCCAGGCGGCGTAGCGGGTCACCAGGTCGGGCGGGCGGCCGCCGGCGGAGAGCAGCCAGTCGAGCTGCCCCTGCCAGCGGGTCAGGCCGTAGAGCGCCTCGGCGGCGGCGCGCCGCTCCGAGGCGAAGAGCTTGTCGCTGCGCAGCGCCCGCTCCAGCGCCCGGTCGGCCAGCCAGCCCTGGTCGTGCACCAGGCCGTGGACCTCGAGCACCGCGGCGTCGACGAGGTCGTGGCGCAGCGGGCGCGGCCCGGCGCCCGCCTGGCCGCCCTCGCGCGGGGAGCGCTGGGACCGCCCCGCGCCGGGCCGACCCGGCTTGCCTGGCTTGCCCGGGCGCCCGGGCTTGCCCGGGGCACGCCCGTGGCCGCGGCCGTGGCCGGTGCCGGTCTTGGTCCTGCTGGTGGTCGGCTTCTTGGCTGGGGGCTTCGTCACGACCCCCTTCTACAGCGCTTCGAGGACGCTCGCGACGTGGCCGGCCACCTTCACCTTCGAGAAGACCCGCTCGACCGTGCCGTCGGCCCCGACGAGGACGGTGGTGCGGATGGTCCCCTGCACCTTCTTGCCGTACATCACCTTCTCGCCCCAGACGCCCCAGGCCTTGTGGACCTCGAGGGTGGGATCGGCCAGTAGCGGGAAGGGCAGGTCGTACTTCAGCTGGAACTTCTTCTGGGCGGCCGGGGTGTCCTTGGAGACGCCCAGCACCACCACCTTGTGCTTCTTGAACGCGTCGACTTCGTCACGGAAGTCGCAGGCCTCCTGGGTTCAACCAGGGGTGGAGGCCTTCGGGTAGAAGAAGAGCACCACCCGCTTCCCCTTGAAGCCGGACAGCTTCACCGGCTGGCCGTCCTGGTCCTGCAGCGTGAAGTCGGGTGCCTTGGTGCCGGGCTCGAGTGCCACTGGGTCCTCCTCCTGGTCTGGCGCCGCCCCGCCCTGCCGGGGCCGCCGCGCGGGCCACCATCCTGACGGCGGGAGGGGGCCCGGGAAACGCCCCTGAGGGGAGCGGGCCGCGCGCGGCGCCGGCGGGAGGGCACTAGGATGGCGCCGGTGAAGCGCCGCACCGCACGCCACGCGCCGTCCCCCGGCGCCGCCGCGGCCGGGACGCCAGGTCGGGCGCCGCCCCCGGGCGCCGCGCCGGCCGGGAGGCCCAGCCCCCCGCGGCCACCAGGTGGCCCGGCGCCCCCGCCCGCCCGGCTCCGCCCGGAGGGGGTGGCGCTGGCTTACGCCCGCGATCGGGACGGCCGGGTCACGCCGGTGGCGGCGCTCGACGCCCTCACCCGGCGCAGCCGGGCCCCCTTCACCTGCCCCGGCTGCGGCGACGAGCTGGTGGCGCGGCTCGGCGCAGAGCGGGCCCGCCACTTCGCCCACCGGCCCGGCTCGGACTGCCCGCTCACCTCGCCGGAGACCGCCCTCCACTTCAACACCAAGGAGCGGCTCCTCTGGCTCTGCCGGCAGGCCTTCCTGGGCCAGCTCGCCGTCACCTTGCTGGTCCGCTGCGCCACCTGCCGCCGGCTCGACCAGCGCGAGCTGGCGGCCCTGGGCGACGCCGCGGCCACCGAGGGCGCCGTGGGGGCGCTGCGGGCCGACGTGCTGGTGACGCGGGCCGGGCGGCCGGCGCTGGCGCTGGAGGTGCTGGTGACCCACGCGGTGGACGCCTGCAAGGAGGCGGCCCTGGCCTCGGCCGGCGTGCCGGCGGTGGAGGTGGACGCCCGCGACGGGTGGGAGCGGGAGGTGGCGGGAGGGGTGGAGGTGGCCTGCCAGCGGTCGCTCGGGTTCCCTCCTTGCCCCGCCTGCCGGGCCCAGGCGCGGGCCGAGGCCGACCGGGCGCTGGGCGGCGAGGCGGCCCAGATCGCCGAGCTGGAGGCCTACCGGGCCCGCGGGCTCCTCGGCCGGCTGGCCGGCCTGGCCGAGCTGACCGGCCCGGCCGGGAGGTCGCCCGGGCATGACGCGCTCATGACGCGGCACCGGGGGAAGGCGGTGGGCCGGGCCGGCCAGGCGAGTAGGGCGAGCCGCGTCAAGTCCATGGCTTCACGACGGATTTCGTTTCCGGTCCCAGAGTCATTGCCAGATGACTCTGGGACGGGAGACGCCGGCGGCCCCCTCGCCGCCGCCGAACGTGACGCGCTCGCCGACCGCTTCCGGTGCCCGCAGTGCGGCCAGGCCACGCTCGTCTTCGGCGCCCGCCTGGCCACCCACCCCTGCCCGGGCCAGGGCGCGCGCCCGGTGGCCTGGCGTGGCTACGACGGGGGCTTGGCGGTGCTGGGGTGGTGGCGACCGAAAACGTGAGGCCCAGCGGCGGCTTGCCCCGGCCGGTCCACCGTGTTAGATCGCCCTCCCCTTCCCCTCCGGGCTGTCGACGGCGCCGGGCAGGGGGGCGCCGCAGCCCGCGCCACGCAGCTCACTACGCACACGACC
This genomic interval from Anaeromyxobacter sp. contains the following:
- a CDS encoding UMP kinase, with product MPSERPEKQKSRYKRILLKLSGEALMGDGKYGISPKTLGAIAQDVKDCIDLKVEVALTIGGGNIFRGVAGATEGMDRASADYMGMLATVINSMALQDALEKIGVETRVQTAIEMHQVGEPYIRRRAIRHLEKGRVVIFAAGTGNPYFTTDTAASLRAMEIHAEVLLKCTKVDGVYTDDPKKNPHATKFKQLSYIDVLKKNLKVMDSTAISLCMDNDLPIIVFDSTLRGNVKRVVQGEEIGTTVSRSGK
- a CDS encoding ribonuclease HII, with protein sequence MGPLTPALSPEGRGGLNRRGRGRGRPRWYDPAPVPLSRLPLADLRRRLLTEGAPLSAADEAALRGDPRAGARAVLAAVERRRAANQREGQRLSRLLAFERPLWAAGLTRVAGVDEAGVGPLAGPLVAAAVILPPSLRPRGLDDSKKLDEPSRDRLAAEVKAGAVAWAVGQASPEEIDRLNPYQAGLLAMRRAVEGLAVAPEHLLVDARRVPGQLAPQQPIVKGDARSLSIAAASVVAKTTRDALMVEAEARWPGYGFARHKGYGAPEHLEALRRLGACPIHRRSYAPVAEVLGLRPSQGDLFRG
- a CDS encoding bifunctional DNA-formamidopyrimidine glycosylase/DNA-(apurinic or apyrimidinic site) lyase → MPELPEVEFAARTLRRLALGRRVARVLADERARRLFRPDGPDAVAAALTGARLAEVGRHGKQLLLTFEGRAGALGLVSHLGMTGKWEAGPPWAAAGAARSARALRRGAGEKPPRPASPRADAPLPPHVRLALLLDDGSALHYDDPRMFGRVRLVAGADFSAVEEVAALGPDPLHHGIDAAALGAGLSATRRPVKVALLDQGLLAGVGNIHAAEACWRARLDPRRRADRLSPAEVAALARGLRATFRFALSKLDGPEIEYIEAGGENPFHVYGREGARCRHPGCGGQVRRIVQAQRSTFFCPGCQG
- a CDS encoding RsmB/NOP family class I SAM-dependent RNA methyltransferase, with translation MRHDLVDAAVLEVHGLVHDQGWLADRALERALRSDKLFASERRAAAEALYGLTRWQGQLDWLLSAGGRPPDLVTRYAAWLVRFGGVPRLDAARRLGLPAATLLPLEGAEARLAALRDPVESLAQRGSLPLWLARRFREELGAEEAEALVAVLNQRAPLTVRANLLVATREALAARLESEGTTGTPTAASPWGLTLDGHQNAFALRAFQEGGFEIQDEGSQLIALACGARPGLTVVDACAGAGGKSLALAMEMRNKGTLWALDSDADRLEEARRRARRAHVDNLRTRAIPADDTAGAALADLVGKADVVLVDAPCSGLGTLRRKPDARWRLKPGDPARFAELQKALLARFTPLLKPGGRLVYATCAISRAENAEVAAHAAATLPLDPAPLSARLGADRAAALGVAEGSNQLQLLPHRHGTDGFFLAVFERRR
- the bcp gene encoding thioredoxin-dependent thiol peroxidase — protein: MALEPGTKAPDFTLQDQDGQPVKLSGFKGKRVVLFFYPKASTPGUTQEACDFRDEVDAFKKHKVVVLGVSKDTPAAQKKFQLKYDLPFPLLADPTLEVHKAWGVWGEKVMYGKKVQGTIRTTVLVGADGTVERVFSKVKVAGHVASVLEAL